Proteins encoded within one genomic window of Xiphophorus maculatus strain JP 163 A chromosome 11, X_maculatus-5.0-male, whole genome shotgun sequence:
- the LOC102231080 gene encoding RNA-binding protein 4-like isoform X3: MSGENVKLFVGNLPLDATQDELNKLFAPYGEIDTCSLLRQYAFVTLKGEGAADRAIRHLDGKEYRGRPLVVEESRARPPNSIKVFVGNISATCSADDLHGLFSTFGRVLDCDKVKGKARLCSNVGYAFVHMERKEEALAAIEALNGTMFKGRQLAVELSKAQPLINQIPGGGDSSAGGGGREGLLPRPPPSLEHHQSQAAVLAAAAAAAAGLPIQVQQSVHNSFYNTTTFDPTYAALKGLTSSKGADGVIYGALASQVYGAVADQVYQELAHHNPAAEEAEQPAVPDPTTLFEAARAKFFQEGQKVLAEQQAGRKAAAAAATSENERDRSPIRGNRAPLLPDPVPGSFAQIRPKRRTLLPTPPGVSEDAAPATTTSEGADPVARSYSEYYQQMHQYQQYQQYQQQYQYLQYAYTNPPPPPPPPPGSAQTQTPPTTTPAPPGTYTAPPTYASTDAYAAPGTYSASGGYDASSGTYDTSSGNYNASSGSYDASAGYDTSGGYGASGAYDSSGAYPATANYSTSTP, from the exons ATGAGCGGTGAGAACGTGAAGCTGTTTGTGGGAAACCTTCCTTTAGATGCTACTCAAGATGAACTAAATAAGCTTTTCGCTCCTTATGGAGAAATCGACACATGTTCTTTGCTCAGACAGTATGCGTTCGTGACCCTGAAAGGGGAGGGCGCAGCAGACAG GGCCATACGGCATCTGGATGGCAAAGAGTACAGAGGCAGGCCGCTAGTTGTTGAAGAGTCGCGTGCGCGCCCGCCTAATTCCATTAAAGTGTTTGTAGGAAACATCAGTGCAACATGTTCAGCAGATGACCTCCATGGGCTTTTCTCAACCTTTGGAAGAGTTTTAGACTGTGATAAAGTCAAAGGTAAAG caaGATTATGCTCAAATGTTGGGTACGCATTCGTGCATatggagaggaaggaggaggcCCTGGCAGCGATAGAGGCTCTCAACGGGACCATGTTCAAGGGCCGTCAGCTGGCTGTGGAGCTTTCCAAAGCGCAACCTTTGATCAATCAGATTCCAGGGGGCGGAGATTCATCTGCAGGCGGAG GTGGCAGAGAGGGTCTTCTTCCACGTCCTCCTCCATCACTCGAACATCACCAGAGTCAAGCGGCTGTGCtagctgctgccgctgctgcagcCGCTGGCCTGCCCATACAA GTTCAACAAAGTGTCCATAACTCGTTTTACAACACAACAACCTTTGACCCCACCTACGCTGCTCTCAAAGGCCTTACCAGTTCTAAGGGGGCAGACGGGGTGATATATGGTGCTCTTGCCAGCCAGGTGTATGGAGCTGTTGCTGACCAGGTCTACCAAGAACTGGCCCATCACAATCCTGCGGCTGAAGAGGCAGAGCAACCTGCTGTTCCAGATCCCACAACGCTCTTTGAAGCAGCAAGAGCCAAGTTCTTTCAGGAAGGACAGAAG GTTCTGGCAGAGCAGCAGGcaggaagaaaagcagcagcagcagctgctacATCAGAAAACGAACGAGACCGCAGTCCAATCAGAGGAAACCGGGCCCCTCTTCTTCCCGACCCGGTTCCCGGTTCCTTTGCTCAGATACGCCCCAAACGACGCACGCTTCTGCCGACACCACCTGGAGTCTCTGAAGACGCAGCACCTGCCACCACTACGTCTGAAGGGGCGGAtcctgttgctag GTCATACTCAGAATACTACCAGCAAATGCATCAGTACCAACAGTATCAGCAGTACCAGCAACAGTACCAGTACCTCCAATACGCTTACACCAatcctcctccaccaccacctcctccaccgGGCAGCGCTCAGACACAAACCCCTCCCACTACCACCCCTGCACCGCCAGGGACTTACACGGCACCGCCAACTTACGCTTCGACAGACGCCTATGCAGCCCCAGGAACATACAGCGCTTCAGGAGGTTACGACGCGTCGTCGGGGACCTACGACACTTCATCTGGGAATTACAATGCTTCTTCAGGAAGCTACGACGCCTCGGCAGGATATGACACGTCTGGAGGCTACGGTGCATCGGGAGCATATGATTCATCTGGAGCTTACCCAGCAACGGCAAACTACTCCACATCCACACC
- the LOC102231080 gene encoding RNA-binding protein 4-like isoform X1 — protein MSGENVKLFVGNLPLDATQDELNKLFAPYGEIDTCSLLRQYAFVTLKGEGAADRAIRHLDGKEYRGRPLVVEESRARPPNSIKVFVGNISATCSADDLHGLFSTFGRVLDCDKVKGKARLCSNVGYAFVHMERKEEALAAIEALNGTMFKGRQLAVELSKAQPLINQIPGGGDSSAGGGGREGLLPRPPPSLEHHQSQAAVLAAAAAAAAGLPIQVQQSVHNSFYNTTTFDPTYAALKGLTSSKGADGVIYGALASQVYGAVADQVYQELAHHNPAAEEAEQPAVPDPTTLFEAARAKFFQEGQKVLAEQQAGRKAAAAAATSENERDRSPIRGNRAPLLPDPVPGSFAQIRPKRRTLLPTPPGVSEDAAPATTTSEGADPVARSYSEYYQQMHQYQQYQQYQQQYQYLQYAYTNPPPPPPPPPGSAQTQTPPTTTPAPPGTYTAPPTYASTDAYAAPGTYSASGGYDASSGTYDTSSGNYNASSGSYDASAGYDTSGGYGASGAYDSSGAYPATANYSTSTPYEQTPAHGQPTPQRHDYPYHTPEPPYR, from the exons ATGAGCGGTGAGAACGTGAAGCTGTTTGTGGGAAACCTTCCTTTAGATGCTACTCAAGATGAACTAAATAAGCTTTTCGCTCCTTATGGAGAAATCGACACATGTTCTTTGCTCAGACAGTATGCGTTCGTGACCCTGAAAGGGGAGGGCGCAGCAGACAG GGCCATACGGCATCTGGATGGCAAAGAGTACAGAGGCAGGCCGCTAGTTGTTGAAGAGTCGCGTGCGCGCCCGCCTAATTCCATTAAAGTGTTTGTAGGAAACATCAGTGCAACATGTTCAGCAGATGACCTCCATGGGCTTTTCTCAACCTTTGGAAGAGTTTTAGACTGTGATAAAGTCAAAGGTAAAG caaGATTATGCTCAAATGTTGGGTACGCATTCGTGCATatggagaggaaggaggaggcCCTGGCAGCGATAGAGGCTCTCAACGGGACCATGTTCAAGGGCCGTCAGCTGGCTGTGGAGCTTTCCAAAGCGCAACCTTTGATCAATCAGATTCCAGGGGGCGGAGATTCATCTGCAGGCGGAG GTGGCAGAGAGGGTCTTCTTCCACGTCCTCCTCCATCACTCGAACATCACCAGAGTCAAGCGGCTGTGCtagctgctgccgctgctgcagcCGCTGGCCTGCCCATACAA GTTCAACAAAGTGTCCATAACTCGTTTTACAACACAACAACCTTTGACCCCACCTACGCTGCTCTCAAAGGCCTTACCAGTTCTAAGGGGGCAGACGGGGTGATATATGGTGCTCTTGCCAGCCAGGTGTATGGAGCTGTTGCTGACCAGGTCTACCAAGAACTGGCCCATCACAATCCTGCGGCTGAAGAGGCAGAGCAACCTGCTGTTCCAGATCCCACAACGCTCTTTGAAGCAGCAAGAGCCAAGTTCTTTCAGGAAGGACAGAAG GTTCTGGCAGAGCAGCAGGcaggaagaaaagcagcagcagcagctgctacATCAGAAAACGAACGAGACCGCAGTCCAATCAGAGGAAACCGGGCCCCTCTTCTTCCCGACCCGGTTCCCGGTTCCTTTGCTCAGATACGCCCCAAACGACGCACGCTTCTGCCGACACCACCTGGAGTCTCTGAAGACGCAGCACCTGCCACCACTACGTCTGAAGGGGCGGAtcctgttgctag GTCATACTCAGAATACTACCAGCAAATGCATCAGTACCAACAGTATCAGCAGTACCAGCAACAGTACCAGTACCTCCAATACGCTTACACCAatcctcctccaccaccacctcctccaccgGGCAGCGCTCAGACACAAACCCCTCCCACTACCACCCCTGCACCGCCAGGGACTTACACGGCACCGCCAACTTACGCTTCGACAGACGCCTATGCAGCCCCAGGAACATACAGCGCTTCAGGAGGTTACGACGCGTCGTCGGGGACCTACGACACTTCATCTGGGAATTACAATGCTTCTTCAGGAAGCTACGACGCCTCGGCAGGATATGACACGTCTGGAGGCTACGGTGCATCGGGAGCATATGATTCATCTGGAGCTTACCCAGCAACGGCAAACTACTCCACATCCACACCGTATGAGCAGACACCCGCACACGGGCAACCCACGCCCCAGCGTCACGATTACCCTTACCACACGCCAGAACCCCCTTACCGATAG
- the LOC102231080 gene encoding RNA-binding protein 4-like isoform X2 codes for MSGENVKLFVGNLPLDATQDELNKLFAPYGEIDTCSLLRQYAFVTLKGEGAADRAIRHLDGKEYRGRPLVVEESRARPPNSIKVFVGNISATCSADDLHGLFSTFGRVLDCDKVKARLCSNVGYAFVHMERKEEALAAIEALNGTMFKGRQLAVELSKAQPLINQIPGGGDSSAGGGGREGLLPRPPPSLEHHQSQAAVLAAAAAAAAGLPIQVQQSVHNSFYNTTTFDPTYAALKGLTSSKGADGVIYGALASQVYGAVADQVYQELAHHNPAAEEAEQPAVPDPTTLFEAARAKFFQEGQKVLAEQQAGRKAAAAAATSENERDRSPIRGNRAPLLPDPVPGSFAQIRPKRRTLLPTPPGVSEDAAPATTTSEGADPVARSYSEYYQQMHQYQQYQQYQQQYQYLQYAYTNPPPPPPPPPGSAQTQTPPTTTPAPPGTYTAPPTYASTDAYAAPGTYSASGGYDASSGTYDTSSGNYNASSGSYDASAGYDTSGGYGASGAYDSSGAYPATANYSTSTPYEQTPAHGQPTPQRHDYPYHTPEPPYR; via the exons ATGAGCGGTGAGAACGTGAAGCTGTTTGTGGGAAACCTTCCTTTAGATGCTACTCAAGATGAACTAAATAAGCTTTTCGCTCCTTATGGAGAAATCGACACATGTTCTTTGCTCAGACAGTATGCGTTCGTGACCCTGAAAGGGGAGGGCGCAGCAGACAG GGCCATACGGCATCTGGATGGCAAAGAGTACAGAGGCAGGCCGCTAGTTGTTGAAGAGTCGCGTGCGCGCCCGCCTAATTCCATTAAAGTGTTTGTAGGAAACATCAGTGCAACATGTTCAGCAGATGACCTCCATGGGCTTTTCTCAACCTTTGGAAGAGTTTTAGACTGTGATAAAGTCAAAG caaGATTATGCTCAAATGTTGGGTACGCATTCGTGCATatggagaggaaggaggaggcCCTGGCAGCGATAGAGGCTCTCAACGGGACCATGTTCAAGGGCCGTCAGCTGGCTGTGGAGCTTTCCAAAGCGCAACCTTTGATCAATCAGATTCCAGGGGGCGGAGATTCATCTGCAGGCGGAG GTGGCAGAGAGGGTCTTCTTCCACGTCCTCCTCCATCACTCGAACATCACCAGAGTCAAGCGGCTGTGCtagctgctgccgctgctgcagcCGCTGGCCTGCCCATACAA GTTCAACAAAGTGTCCATAACTCGTTTTACAACACAACAACCTTTGACCCCACCTACGCTGCTCTCAAAGGCCTTACCAGTTCTAAGGGGGCAGACGGGGTGATATATGGTGCTCTTGCCAGCCAGGTGTATGGAGCTGTTGCTGACCAGGTCTACCAAGAACTGGCCCATCACAATCCTGCGGCTGAAGAGGCAGAGCAACCTGCTGTTCCAGATCCCACAACGCTCTTTGAAGCAGCAAGAGCCAAGTTCTTTCAGGAAGGACAGAAG GTTCTGGCAGAGCAGCAGGcaggaagaaaagcagcagcagcagctgctacATCAGAAAACGAACGAGACCGCAGTCCAATCAGAGGAAACCGGGCCCCTCTTCTTCCCGACCCGGTTCCCGGTTCCTTTGCTCAGATACGCCCCAAACGACGCACGCTTCTGCCGACACCACCTGGAGTCTCTGAAGACGCAGCACCTGCCACCACTACGTCTGAAGGGGCGGAtcctgttgctag GTCATACTCAGAATACTACCAGCAAATGCATCAGTACCAACAGTATCAGCAGTACCAGCAACAGTACCAGTACCTCCAATACGCTTACACCAatcctcctccaccaccacctcctccaccgGGCAGCGCTCAGACACAAACCCCTCCCACTACCACCCCTGCACCGCCAGGGACTTACACGGCACCGCCAACTTACGCTTCGACAGACGCCTATGCAGCCCCAGGAACATACAGCGCTTCAGGAGGTTACGACGCGTCGTCGGGGACCTACGACACTTCATCTGGGAATTACAATGCTTCTTCAGGAAGCTACGACGCCTCGGCAGGATATGACACGTCTGGAGGCTACGGTGCATCGGGAGCATATGATTCATCTGGAGCTTACCCAGCAACGGCAAACTACTCCACATCCACACCGTATGAGCAGACACCCGCACACGGGCAACCCACGCCCCAGCGTCACGATTACCCTTACCACACGCCAGAACCCCCTTACCGATAG